The following coding sequences lie in one Arachis ipaensis cultivar K30076 chromosome B03, Araip1.1, whole genome shotgun sequence genomic window:
- the LOC107634190 gene encoding uncharacterized protein LOC107634190 has protein sequence MKTLKVHFAETYDLFHHLSGFAWNPVTRKFEAEEEEWQDFIKEKPHAEKWKKMQIKHYDTLKELFVADRATGKGATTSRERIQQLDRDHIDLNDSFENIGFSDIDVNMGHDTPTFSANLDSPSALHSQPNQLGGTSTSRGIERKSPMNDFLEAQYEKVALEITTMADAVKEGSYLSSKLHDVAQRQVESAERQASVAERQVSVVEKQMSLIERQVAIVEKGLAIMQQSRPRLYSESDVWNMLTELGLIGSARMQCY, from the exons atgaagacatTGAAAGTTCATTTTGCTGAGACATATGACTTATTTCATCATTTAAGTGGATTTGCATGGAATCCTGTTACTAGAAAGTTtgaagctgaagaagaagagtGGCAAGACTTTATTAAG GAGAAACCACATGCagaaaaatggaagaaaatgcaAATTAAGCATTATGATACTTTGAAGGAGTTGTTCGTAGCTGATAGAGCTACTGGTAAAGGGGCTACTACTTCACGAGAAAGAATTCAACAACTTGATAGAGATCACATTGATTTGAATGACTCGTTTGAAAACATTGGATTTTCTGACATAGATGTTAATATGGGACATGATACCCCAACGTTTTCTGCTAATTTAGATTCACCAAGTGCTCTTCATAGTCAACCAAATCAATTAGGTGGGACTTCAACATCAAGAGGAATAGAGCGTAAGTCTCCTATGAATGATTTTTTGGAGGCACAATATGAGAAAGTTGCTTTGGAAATTACTACCATGGCCGATGCTGTCAAAGAGGGTAGTTATCTATCTAGCAAGCTACATGACGTAGCTCAGAGGCAGGTTGAATCAGCTGAGAGACAAGCTTCTGTGGCTGAGAGACAAGTTTCGGTTGTCGAAAAACAAATGTCGTTAATTGAAAGACAAGTTGCAATTGTTGAAAAAGGGTTAGCTATTATGCAACAAAGTAGGCCTCGCCTTTATAGCGAATCAGATGTATGGAATATGTTGACTGAATTGGGTCTGATTGGCTCAGCTCGAATGCAGTGTTATTAG